A single window of Aspergillus puulaauensis MK2 DNA, chromosome 5, nearly complete sequence DNA harbors:
- a CDS encoding uncharacterized protein (COG:T;~EggNog:ENOG410PIZG;~InterPro:IPR019819,IPR002018,IPR029058;~MEROPS:MER0033198;~PFAM:PF00135,PF07859;~SECRETED:SignalP(1-16)), giving the protein MKSITLGITLLGYSLATEQVLYPREGNLKVPTVNTTSGMVSGHAAPNTTGVSEYLGIPFAQPPVGELRFAPPQPYKGNGHINGTKYGFTCPATSSRPVRAEGNITVPGAKLLTIIGQSELPLSEDCLTLNIWVPSGGEENKAVLLWVFGGGFSVGGSAVPFYNGQYFAEEQDVIIVTINYRINIFGFPGNPSERNANLGLLDQRLAVEWTRDNIAAFGGDPSRITMFGQSAGSASLEYFAYAWKKEPIIAGLIQQSGSITHEDPSPQDAKAVENSWFYVSEGLGCGDTSDHDAVVKCMRTKDVEDILAYVPGFTGTSNLTFGPVADEITIFSDIEERTKAGDFYQVPLLMGTVNYETGLTIALGLTDPGAVSHSQAYWDNVDEHSMCSVPERANISISHNAPTWRYRYFGVWPDMQLSTYPDCGAWHTIDVLAVFDYIPQGPGIPDQTPEQISTGKYVRGAWAAFAKDPKEGLKGYEDGWPLYNPTEDTLVRLAYNNQTGANLARPYQYDKGCNSTFPVNGSASQPKSTPFTGESSKLVAL; this is encoded by the exons ATGAAGTCAATTACTCTCGGAATCACCTTGCTAGGCTATTCTCTTGCTACAGAACAAGTCCTGTATCCAAGAGAAGGTAACTTGAAGGTTCCAACGGTTAATACAACTAGTGGTATGGTCTCTGGCCACGCAGCCCCCAATACTACTGGAGTGTCTGAGTATCTCGGTATTCCATTCGCCCAGCCACCAGTTGGAGAATTGAGATTTGCACCTCCACAGCCATACAAAGGCAATGGGCACATCAACGGTACTAAGTACGGCTTCACTTGCCCAGCTACTTCATCACGCCCCGTACGAGCTGAGGGTAATATAACAGTTCCTGGTGCAAAGCTCCTAACGATCATCGGTCAATCGGAGCTCCCTTTGAGTGAGGACTGCCTGACGTTGAACATCTGGGTGCCATCCGGTGGGGAGGAGAACAAAGCTGTGCTATTGTGGGTCTTTGGTGGAGGTTTCTCCGTCGGAGGGTCAGCGGTACCATTCTATAACGGCCAGTACTTTGCAGAGGAACAAGATGTGATTATTGTGACTATCAA TTACCGCATCAACATCTTCGGCTTCCCCGGCAATCCTTCAGAGCGGAACGCAAATCTTGGACTCCTTGATCAAAGACTGGCTGTTGAATGGACTCGTGATAATATTGCTGCGTTCGGCGGAGATCCATCTCGAATTACCATGTTTGGTCAATCAGCAGGCAGTGCCTCTCTTGAATACTTCGCCTATGCATGGAAAAAAGAACCTATTATTGCGGGACTGATCCAGCAATCCGGCAGCATTACCCATGAAGACCCGTCTCCTCAAGATGCTAAAGCTGTGGAAAACAGCTGGTTCTATGTCTCTGAGGGTCTCGGGTGCGGCGACACCTCCGACCATGATGCAGTTGTAAAGTGCATGCGCACGAAAGATGTGGAAGATATCCTCGCATATGTTCCAGGCTTTACTGGAACGTCCAATCTCACCTTTGGTCCTGTGGCTGACGAAATAACCATTTTCTCTGATATTGAAGAACGAACCAAGGCAGGCGACTTCTACCAAGTCCCTCTTTTGATGGGCACCGTGAATTATGAAACTGGTCTTACCATCGCCCTTGGTTTGACAGATCCCGGTGCCGTCTCCCATTCACAGGCGTACTGGGATAATGTCGACGAGCATTCCATGTGTTCTGTTCCTGAGAGAGCCAATATCAGCATCTCGCATAATGCCCCTACATGGAGATATCGTTACTTTGGTGTCTGGCCTGATATGCAGCTATCGACTTATCCGGACTGCGGAGCTTGGCATACCATTGATGTGCTTGCAGTCTTCGATTATATTCCACAAGGTCCTGGAATTCCTGATCAGACTCCTGAACAGATCTCTACTGGCAAGTATGTCAGGGGAGCTTGGGCAGCCTTTGCGAAGGATCCCAAGGAAGGACTGAAAGGCTACGAGGACGGGTGGCCACTGTACAACCCAACGGAAGATACATTGGTTAGGCTGGCGTATAACAACCAGACAGGAGCGAACCTAGCACGTCCTTACCAATACGACAAAGGATGCAATTCGACGTTCCCTGTCAACGGGTCTGCGTCGCAGCCAAAGTCAACTCCATTCACTGGGGAGAGCAGCAAATTGGTAGCCCTCTAG